One window of Paroedura picta isolate Pp20150507F chromosome 2, Ppicta_v3.0, whole genome shotgun sequence genomic DNA carries:
- the LOC143830925 gene encoding uncharacterized protein LOC143830925 isoform X2, protein MDGSEPTLDKIILGSEEILDVEEQKQNEEISENNNEIPNQECGDTGPGVEEEPPRRTLSSKDVLDQSLQTDSKVSIFRRKDFMEQSQQTDISGSATSLRKQSRCSSHRVLGQESRRSSQQSVGHQMTHSHKSSRAQSEQEMILPEDTEMVQELRYRNEQLKGQEPHHTGRQLEKPDSQQPEEKESQGVTQQEQRWESRHASLQSIGYQSLKSRKNSQGQTLNDDVEEEAMWISEKTGIKMVCKAQQTDRVYGLISLSEILHLFRQETETSRISDKETSNNEAAIISSAVQETHRSSQQLEKEDLSRGSQQPVVQESRHSIQQTEEPELRRGSQQPVVQDSHHSIQQTEEQEPQRGSQQPVEQESRHSIQQTEEQEPRRGSQQPVGQESHHSIQQTEGQKSQHGSQQLLVQESRHSIQQTEEQEPRRGSQQPVGQESRHSIQQTEGQKSQHGSQQLLVQESRHSIQQTEGQEPRRGSQQPVGQESRHSIQQTEGQKSQHGSQQLLVQQSRHSIQQTKECESRRGSQQPAIQESHHSIQQREEQEPRRGSQEPVGQESHHSIQQTEGRKSRHGSQQPVVQESRHSIQQTERRESRHGSQQATVQESRHSIQQTEEQEPRHGSQPVGQESRHSIQQTGQESRRGSQQPAGQESHHSIQQSERQESRHGSQQPAVQESRYSIQQLEELESRHGGKFPEGQDSRCNVQQLEGQEVRLGSQGVELQESQCSIPKPQKQISQLAIQDSHHSIQQVEQKESRITSQPLIGQESYHSIQLKSEEQKIKQHRKVRKSKIDCAQQTDSAESLRKTLLEKDLQTDVPANSKISTTVGLQGSHHSQQHGPGGFNLVNLSVQLEDTCSPIQQPEIREICLGPLPREPQDLESKLNEIQEHHRGSLPSKFPESYHGTREYELQDFRQSSLPLVLQDSRRSSKYNPQVQVDSSQQGYKIPEEDPFYDTHQTVTQESQGGSHQPLGTEYKREDENEPQIPIAPKSEQVQQKRKASFGQQTHSIISIERTTWLNRRTGILMKNQSQQTIDSWLQNYRAKKQLSKKTVSKTGELEDQKSIQRTNQEPTTSESRRDSQQLTAFDSEKRSEQPIVPESQRDTQEFTEPESQRESKQPTAPESRRGSKQPTTPESRRGSQQPTATEFRRQSAQPIAPESRRGSKEFTAPESRRGSQQFTAAESRKGSKEFTAPESQRENEQPIAPESRRGSQQFTAAESRRGSKEFTAPESQRENEQPIAPESRRGSQQFTTAESRRGSKEFTAPESRRGSQQFTVPESRRGSKEFTAPESQRENEQPIAPESRRGSGQPTAPESQRGSQQFTAAESRRGSKEFTAPESRKGSQPFTVPESRRESKEFTAPESQRENELPTAPESRKGSEQPTAPESRKGSEQPTGPESRKGSEQPTAPESRKGSEQPTGPESRKGSEQPTAPESRRGSQQFTAAESRRGSKEFTAPESQRENEQPIAPESRRGSQQFTAAESRRGSKEFTAPESQRENEQPIAPESRRGSQQFTTAESRRGSKEFTAPESQRENEQPIAPESRRGSQQFTAPESRRGSQQFTAAESQRGSKEFTAPESRKGSEQPTASESRRQSEQPTTTESRRGSQPFTAAESRRGSKECTASESERKNEQPIVPESRKGSEQPTTTESRGGSQQFTTPKSCKGSKEFISPESRRGSEQPTAPESRRRSKEFAAPESQRVSEQPISPEPRRGSQQPTASESRRESGQPPTPESQRESGQPPTPESRRESGQPPTPESQRESGQPPTPESQRESGQPPTPESQRESGQPPTPESQRGSGQATASEFRRDSEQPSNEQRLSHEPQNNSQQRLQEELKLGSEKEPQVPTPPETTQPKQKSSFSAKAQQTYSIISLEINTWINRRSGKLMTCSGQQTDRSWLQDYIAKKLKLTSKESLSKTAQPEVEKLKLSRPEADGKDSGGQQHGGQDESRTEGPSEASEDQGTVSLKDNGMQEGKPLPLEPLMSSQEDIVIQFRRQSLYKDVSKSPQSSQHAIVPLSQKSSQQVDVTQSQQGSKQAEKLESRRGSQQVDVAKSPRGSQQADVLESQRSSQQVELAKSPRGSQQADVLESQRSSQQVDVAKSPRGSQQADVLESRRSSQQVDVAKSPRGSQQADVLESRRSSQQVDVAKSPRGSQQADVLESRRSSQQVDVAKSPRGSQQADVLESRRSSQQVDVAKSPRGSQQADVLESRRSSQQVDVAKSPRGSQQADVLESRQSSQQVDVAKSPRGSQQADVLESRRSSQQVDVAKSPRGSQQADVLESRRSSQQVDVAKSPRGSQQADVLESRRSSQQVDVAKSPRGSQQADVLESRRSSQQVELAKSPRGSQQADVLESRRSSQQVDVAKSPRGSQQADVLESRRSSQQVELAKSPRGSQQADVLESRRSSQQVDVAKSPRGSQQADVLESRRSSQQVELAKSPRGSQQADVLESRRSSQQVDVAKSPRGSQQADVLESRRSGQQVDVAKSPRGSQQADVLESRRSSQQVDVAKSPRGSQQADVLESRRSGQQVDIQQSRQGSQPVDVPQSCLDSQSANILESRQDIQKVDMPQSQWSSQVGVNQEFPQRSQQPTDDEFPYRSNISTVESQIQQPGESESKGTLESLSYTEGEDEALQTYSIISLEDGIWLNRKTGKLLISHCQQTSVTSFLILGKAAREDYRDAAEEHSRSPKSDPEECEGPEAEMQPQSRCGSQVSSGQVSRHGSHPTQCNSSYHSLPPPWREDLQGPEEAEKVLCSTLSRATLASIGSSLTYVDAEEDFLPTYNTVSIAEGSWVNIKTGKMLISQCLQTEESSFHKPEDTFQVFRYTSYISEPDLSAVPDMGRRNSSLESL, encoded by the exons ATGGATGGTTCTGAGCCCACTCTTGACAAGATAATCCTTGGGAGTGAAGAAATTCTAGACGTTGAGGAACAGAAACAAAATGAGGAGATCAGTGAGAATAACAATGAGATCCCAAACCAGGAATGTGGAGATACTGGCCCAGGGGTGGAGGAAGAACCCCCAAGGAGGACACTTTCTAGCAAAGACGTACTGGACCAATCCTTGCAGACAGATAGCAAAGTGAGCATTTTTAGGCGAAAAGATTTCATGGAACAAAGCCAGCAGACGGATATTTCTGGCAGCGCGACATCTCTTAGGAAGCAATCCCGCTGCAGCAGCCATCGGGTTCTAGGCCAGGAATCCCGCCGTAGTAGTCAGCAGTCCGTTGGCCACCAGATGACACACAGCCACAAGTCTTCCCGAGCACAGTCGGAACAGGAGATGATTTTGCCCGAAGACACTGAAATGGTGCAAGAACTTAGATATAGGAATGAACAGTTGAAGGGTCAGGAACCCCACCATACTGGTCGTCAGCTAGAGAAGCCTGACTCTCAGCAGCCCGAAGAAAAGGAATCTCAAGGGGTTACTCAACAAGAACAAAGGTGGGAATCTCGGCACGCCAGTCTGCAGTCCATTGGCTACCAGTCCCTGAAGAGCCGAAAAAATTCCCAAGGGCAAACCTTGAACGATGATGTAGAGGAGGAAGCAATGTGGATCAGCGAAAAAACAGGTATAAAAATGGTATGTAAGGCTCAACAAACAGATAGGGTATATGGACTGATATCactctctgaaattctgcatctTTTTAGACAAGAAACTGAAACAAGCAGAATTTCAGATAAAGAGACGTCTAATAATGAAGCAGCTATAATTTCATCTGCGGTACAAGAAACCCACCGTAGCAGCCAACAGCTAGAGAAAGAGGATTTAAGCCGTGGTAGCCAACAACCTGTGGTACAAGAGTCTCGCCATAGTATTCAACAGACAGAGGAACCGGAACTACGACGTGGTAGCCAACAACCTGTAGTACAAGACTCGCACCACAGTATTCAACAGACAGAGGAACAGGAACCACAACGTGGTAGCCAACAACCGGTAGAACAAGAGTCTCGCCACAGTATTCAACAGACAGAGGAACAGGAACCACGACGTGGTAGCCAACAACCTGTAGGACAAGAGTCTCACCATAGTATTCAACAGACAGAGGGACAAAAATCACAACATGGTAGTCAACAACTTTTGGTACAAGAGTCTCGCCACAGTATTCAACAGACAGAGGAACAGGAACCACGACGTGGTAGCCAACAACCTGTCGGACAAGAGTCTCGCCATAGTATTCAACAGACAGAGGGACAAAAATCACAACATGGTAGTCAACAACTTTTGGTACAAGAGTCTCGCCACAGTATTCAACAGACAGAGGGACAGGAACCACGACGTGGTAGCCAACAACCTGTAGGACAAGAGTCTCGCCATAGTATTCAACAGACAGAGGGACAAAAATCACAACATGGTAGTCAACAACTTTTGGTACAACAGTCTCGCCATAGTATTCAACAGACAAAGGAATGTGAATCACGACGTGGTAGCCAACAACCCGCAATACAAGAGTCTCACCACAGTATTCAACAAAGAGAGGAACAGGAACCACGACGTGGTAGTCAGGAACCTGTAGGACAAGAGTCTCACCACAGTATTCAACAGACAGAGGGTCGGAAATCACGACATGGTAGTCAACAACCTGTTGTTCAAGAATCTCGCCATAGTATTCAACAAACAGAGCGACGGGAATCACGACATGGTAGTCAACAAGCCACAGTACAAGAGTCTCGCCACAGTATTCAACAAACAGAGGAACAGGAACCACGAcacggtagtcaacctgtaggaCAAGAGTCTCGCCACAGTATTCAACAAACAGGGCAGGAATCACGACGTGGTAGCCAGCAACCTGCAGGACAAGAATCTCACCACAGTATTCAACAATCAGAGCGACAGGAATCACGACATGGTAGTCAACAACCTGCAGTTCAAGAGTCTCGCTACAGTATTCAGCAGCTGGAAGAGTTGGAATCAAGACATGGTGGTAAGTTTCCAGAAGGACAGGACTCTCGCTGTAATGTTCAGCAATTAGAAGGACAAGAAGTAAGACTTGGTAGTCAGGGCGTTGAGTTGCAAGAATCTCAATGCAGTATtccaaagccacaaaaacagataTCACAGCTGGCCATACAAGACTCTCATCATAGTATTCAACAGGTAGAGCAAAAAGAATCGAGGATTACCAGTCAACCACTAATAGGTCAGGAGTCTTACCACAGCATCCAATTAAAGTCGGAGGAACAAAAAATCAAGCAACATAGAAAAGTACGCAAAAGTAAAATAGATTGTGCTCAGCAGACAGACAGTGCTGAGAGTCTGAGAAAAACACTGTTAGAAAAAGATCTGCAGACAGACGTGCCAGCAAATTCTAAAATTAGTACAACAGTTGGATTGCAGGGTTCTCACCACAGCCAGCAGCATGGCCCAGGAGGATTCAATTTAGTGAATCTTTCAGTCCAATTGGAAGACACTTGCAGTCCTATCCAACAACCTGAAATCCGGGAAATCTGCCTTGGTCCCCTGCCACGGGAACCGCAAGACCTTGAAAGCAAACTGAATGAAATTCAAGAACACCACCGAGGCAGTCTTCCATCTAAATTTCCAGAATCCTACCATGGCACCAGGGAATATGAACTCCAAGACTTCCGTCAGAGTAGCCTTCCACTTGTATTGCAAGATTCCCGCCGTAGCAGCAAATACAATCCTCAGGTTCAAGTAGATAGCTCTCAGCAAGGATACAAGATACCTGAAGAAGACCCCTTTTATGATACTCACCAGACAGTGACACAGGAATCTCAGGGTGGCAGCCACCAGCCACTAGGAACCGAATACAAGAGGGAAGATGAAAATGAACCCCAGATCCCCATAGCTCCTAAAAGTGAGCAAGTCCAGCAAAAACGAAAAGCATCATTTGGTCAGCAGACACATAGTATTATCTCAATAGAAAGAACTACCTGGCTAAATAGAAGAACTGGTATATTAATGAAAAACCAAAGTCAACAGACTATAGATAGTTGGCTGCAGAATTATAGGGCAAAAAAACAACTTAGTAAGAAAACAGTATCAAAGACTGGAGAACTGGAGGATCAGAAGTCAATCCAGAGAACCAATCAAGAGCCTACTACATCTGAGTCCCGAAGAGACAGTCAACAACTCACTGCTTTTGATTCCGAGAAGAGGAGTGAACAGCCCATTGTACCCGAATCCCAGAGGGACACCCAAGAGTTTACAGAACCTGAGTCCCAGAGAGAGAGTAAACAGCCTACAGCACCCGAGTCCCGGAGAGGGAGTAAACAGCCAACCACACCTGAGTCCCGGAGAGGGAGCCAACAGCCTACTGCAACTGAATTCCGGAGACAGAGTGCACAGCCTATAGCACCCGAGTCCCGGAGAGGGAGCAAAGAATTTACAGCACCTGAGTCCCGGAGAGGGAGCCAACAGTTTACCGCAGCTGAGTCCCGGAAAGGGAGCAAAGAATTTACAGCACCTGAATCCCAGAGAGAGAACGAACAGCCAATAGCACCCGAGTCCCGGAGAGGGAGCCAACAGTTTACCGCAGCTGAGTCCCGGAGAGGGAGCAAAGAATTTACAGCACCTGAATCCCAGAGAGAGAACGAACAGCCAATAGCACCTGAGTCCCGGAGAGGGAGCCAACAGTTTACCACAGCTGAGTCCCGGAGAGGGAGCAAAGAATTTACAGCACCTGAGTCCCGGAGAGGGAGCCAACAGTTTACCGTACCCGAGTCCCGAAGAGGGAGCAAAGAATTTACAGCACCTGAATCCCAGAGAGAGAACGAACAGCCAATAGCACCCGAGTCCCGGAGAGGGAGTGGACAGCCTACAGCACCTGAGTCCCAGAGAGGGAGCCAACAGTTTACCGCAGCTGAGTCCCGGAGAGGGAGCAAAGAATTTACAGCACCTGAGTCCCGGAAAGGGAGCCAACCGTTTACCGTACCCGAGTCCCGAAGAGAGAGCAAAGAATTTACAGCACCTGAATCCCAGAGAGAGAACGAACTGCCAACAGCACCCGAGTCCCGGAAAGGCAGTGAACAGCCTACAGCACCCGAGTCCCGGAAAGGCAGTGAACAGCCTACAGGACCCGAGTCCCGGAAAGGCAGTGAACAGCCTACAGCACCCGAGTCCCGGAAAGGCAGTGAACAGCCTACAGGACCCGAGTCCCGGAAAGGCAGTGAACAGCCTACAGCACCCGAGTCCCGGAGAGGGAGCCAACAGTTTACCGCAGCTGAGTCCCGGAGAGGGAGCAAAGAATTTACAGCACCTGAATCCCAGAGAGAGAATGAACAGCCAATAGCACCCGAGTCCCGGAGAGGGAGCCAACAGTTTACCGCAGCCGAGTCCCGGAGAGGGAGCAAAGAATTTACAGCACCTGAATCCCAGAGAGAGAATGAACAGCCAATAGCACCCGAGTCCCGGAGAGGGAGCCAACAGTTTACCACAG CCGAGTCCCGGAGAGGGAGCAAAGAATTTACAGCACCTGAATCCCAGAGAGAGAACGAACAGCCAATAGCACCCGAGTCCCGGAGAGGGAGCCAACAGTTTACCGCACCTGAGTCCCGGAGAGGGAGCCAACAGTTTACCGCAGCTGAGTCCCAGAGAGGGAGCAAAGAATTTACAGCACCTGAGTCCCGGAAAGGGAGTGAACAGCCTACAGCATCCGAGTCCCGGAGACAGAGTGAACAGCCTACAACAACCGAGTCCCGGAGAGGGAGCCAACCGTTTACTGCAGCGGAGTCCCGGAGAGGGAGCAAAGAATGTACAGCATCTGAATCTGAGAGAAAGAACGAACAGCCAATAGTACCTGAGTCCCGGAAAGGGAGTGAACAACCTACAACAACCGAGTCCCGGGGAGGGAGCCAGCAGTTTACCACACCCAAGTCCTGCAAAGGGAGCAAAGAATTTATATCACCTGAGTCCCGGAGAGGGAGTGAACAGCCTACTGCACCTGAGTCCCGGAGAAGGAGCAAAGAATTTGCAGCTCCTGAATCCCAGAGAGTGAGTGAACAGCCAATATCACCTGAGCCTCGGAGAGGGAGCCAGCAACCAACAGCATCTGAGTCCCGGAGAGAGAGTGGACAACCTCCCACACCTGAGTCCCAGAGAGAGAGTGGACAACCTCCCACACCTGAGTCCCGGAGAGAGAGCGGACAACCTCCCACACCTGAGTCCCAGAGAGAGAGCGGACAACCTCCCACACCTGAGTCCCAGAGAGAGAGCGGACAACCTCCCACACCTGAGTCCCAGAGAGAGAGCGGACAACCTCCCACACCTGAGTCCCAGAGAGGGAGTGGACAGGCAACTGCATCTGAGTTCCGGAGAGACAGTGAGCAACCTAGTAATGAGCAACGATTAAGTCATGAACCCCAAAATAACAGCCAGCAGCGGCTACAAGAAGAATTGAAGTTGGGTTCTGAAAAAGAACCCCAAGTGCCAACTCCTCCTGAAACGACTCAGCCAAAACAGAAGTCCTCCTTTTCTGCAAAAGCTCAACAAACATATAGCATTATTTCTCTTGAGATAAATACTTGGATAAACAGAAGATCTGGCAAATTAATGACATGCAGCGGTCAACAGACGGATAGAAGTTGGCTTCAGGATTATATAGCAAAAAAACTAAAACTCACTTCAAAAGAAAGCCTATCAAAAACTGCTCAGCCTGAAGTAGAGAAGTTGAAACTTTCTAGGCCTGAGGCTGATGGAAAAGATTCTGGTGGTCAGCAACATGGAGGCCAGGATGAATCCCGCACTGAGGGCCCATCAGAGGCATCTGAAGACCAAGGAACAGTGTCTCTTAAGGATAATGGAATGCAAGAAGGGAAGCCGCTGCCTCTTGAACCATTAATGAGCAGCCAAGAGGACATTGTGATACAATTTCGAAGACAGAGCTTATACAAAGATGTGTCCAAGTCCCCGCAGAGCAGCCAGCATGCCATTGTGCCCCTTTCCCAGAAAAGCAGCCAACAGGTTGATGTGACCCAATCCCAGCAGGGCAGCAAACAAGCTGAGAAGCTTGAGTCCAGACGGGGAAGCCAACAGGTTGATGTGGCCAAGTCCCCGCGGGGCAGTCAACAGGCTGATGTGCTTGAGTCCCAACGGAGCAGCCAACAGGTAGAACTGGCCAAGTCCCCCCGGGGCAGTCAACAGGCTGATGTGCTTGAGTCCCAACGGAGCAGCCAACAGGTAGACGTGGCCAAGTCCCCGCGGGGCAGTCAACAGGCTGATGTGCTTGAGTCCCGACGGAGCAGCCAACAGGTAGACGTGGCCAAGTCCCCGCGGGGCAGTCAACAGGCTGATGTGCTTGAGTCCCGACGGAGCAGCCAACAGGTAGACGTGGCCAAGTCTCCAAGGGGCAGTCAACAGGCTGATGTGCTTGAGTCCCGACGGAGCAGCCAACAGGTAGACGTGGCCAAGTCTCCAAGGGGCAGTCAACAGGCTGATGTGCTTGAGTCCCGACGGAGCAGCCAACAGGTAGACGTGGCCAAGTCTCCAAGGGGCAGCCAACAGGCTGATGTGCTTGAGTCCCGACGGAGCAGCCAGCAGGTTGATGTGGCCAAGTCCCCCCGGGGCAGTCAACAGGCTGATGTGCTTGAGTCCCGACAGAGCAGCCAACAGGTAGACGTGGCCAAGTCCCCGCGGGGCAGTCAACAGGCTGATGTGCTTGAGTCCCGACGGAGCAGCCAACAGGTAGACGTGGCCAAGTCTCCAAGGGGCAGTCAACAGGCTGATGTGCTTGAGTCCCGACGGAGCAGCCAGCAGGTTGATGTGGCCAAGTCCCCCCGGGGCAGTCAACAGGCTGATGTGCTTGAGTCCCGACGGAGCAGCCAACAGGTAGACGTGGCCAAGTCCCCGCGGGGCAGTCAACAGGCTGATGTGCTTGAGTCCCGACGGAGCAGCCAGCAGGTAGAACTGGCCAAGTCCCCCCGGGGCAGTCAACAGGCTGATGTGCTTGAGTCCCGACGGAGCAGCCAACAGGTAGACGTGGCCAAGTCCCCCCGGGGCAGTCAACAGGCTGATGTGCTTGAGTCCCGACGGAGCAGCCAGCAGGTAGAACTGGCCAAGTCCCCCCGGGGCAGTCAACAGGCTGATGTGCTTGAGTCCCGACGGAGCAGCCAACAGGTAGACGTGGCCAAGTCCCCCCGGGGCAGTCAACAGGCTGATGTGCTTGAGTCCCGACGGAGCAGCCAGCAGGTAGAACTGGCCAAGTCCCCCCGGGGCAGTCAACAGGCTGATGTGCTTGAGTCCCGACGGAGCAGCCAACAGGTAGACGTGGCCAAGTCCCCCCGGGGCAGTCAACAGGCTGATGTGCTTGAGTCCCGACGGAGCGGCCAGCAGGTTGACGTGGCCAAGTCCCCCCGGGGCAGTCAACAGGCTGATGTGCTTGAGTCCCGACGGAGCAGCCAGCAGGTAGACGTAGCCAAGTCCCCCCGGGGCAGCCAACAGGCTGATGTGCTTGAGTCCCGACGGAGCGGCCAACAGGTTGATATACAGCAGTCCCGGCAAGGCAGCCAGCCGGTCGATGTGCCCCAGTCCTGCCTGGATAGCCAGTCAGCCAACATCCTTGAGTCCCGGCAGGATATCCAAAAGGTCGATATGCCCCAGTCTCAGtggagcagccaggtgggtgtgAACCAGGAATTCCCACAAAGAAGCCAGCAGCCGACAGATGATGAATTTCCCTACAGAAGCAACATAAGTACTGTGGAAAGCCAAATCCAGCAACCGGGAGAGTCTGAAAGCAAAGGGACTTTAGAGAGTTTATCATATACAGAAGGTGAAGATGAAGCTCTTCAGACATACAGCATAATTTCCCTGGAAGATGGGATCTGGCTGAACAGAAAGACTGGCAAGCTGCTGATCAGCCACTGTCAGCAGACCAGCGTAACCTCTTTTTTGATCCTGGGCAAAGCAGCTCGAGAAGACTATAGAGATGCAGCTGAAGAACACTCAAGGTCACCGAAATCTGATCCAGAGGAATGTGAAGGACCAGAAGCAGAAATGCAGCCACAATCTCGTTGTGGTAGCCAAGTGAGCTCAGGCCAAGTATCTCGCCATGGCAGCCACCCCACCCAATGTAATTCATCGTATCATAGCCTTCCGCCCCCTTGGCGAGAAGACCTGCAGGGTCCTGAAGAAGCAGAGAAGGTGCTTTGTTCTACACTAAGCCGGGCTACCCTGGCCAGCATTGGCTCATCCCTAACGTACGTAGATGCAGAGGAGGACTTCTTGCCCACTTACAACACTGTCTCCATTGCAGAGGGAAGCTGGGTCAACATTAAAACCGGCAAGATGCTGATATCTCAGTGTCTGCAGACGGAGGAGTCTTCTTTCCATAAGCCTGAAGACACCTTTCAGGTATTCCGGTACACTAGCTATATCTCTGAACCAGACCTGAGTGCCGTTCCTGATATGGGAAGGCGTAATAGTTCACTTGAGAGCTTGTGA